TATTCAAGGTGCACTTACTCCTGATGAAATTGGCAAAGTAAGGGTTTTTGTAACTTTAGTGGGTTAAGTAAGATATGTTCGAGTTGTATTGTTTTGCTAAAACTGAGTTTCATCTTCTTGCTTGTGAAGGTGCTAAACTTGGAGTCAATGGATAAAAGCCGGCACTGGAAGATCGTGGGTTGCAGTGCATACACGGGTGAAGGTTTGTTGGAGGGTTTCGATTGGTTGGTTCAAGACATTGCCTCCAGGATTTACATGCTTGACTAATCTCTGTGTTCTTCAACTAGTGCATTGCACAATGGCATGCTCTACTAGACGATTTGTAGTATGCTGTTCAAGTGATTTCATTTTGGCATGTAAGCTTTTTCTTTCAGTCACAATGATTCAACAAGGATACAACCTAAGTTTCGAAGACGAACTCTTCTCATCTTGTTTAATTGAAAGAGACTTAACAACAAAATGATGTTTCATACATCCAAATAAAACTTATTGATAAGCAAATCCAACCACATACTCTACCACAAAAAGGTGAAAGTTGCCTCTgcatataaagagagagagagagagagagagagagagagagagatcatttCGACTTCTTTCCTTGCTTCTTCTTGACAACTTCGTCAATGTACATTATGCCTTTGCCCTTATAAGGTTCAGGAGGTTTGCAACTCCTTACTGTTGCAGCAAACTGATGCACTCTTTGCTTGTCGATTCCGGTGCAGCAAACCACATTGTTCTTAAAACAGAAGACCCGAACTGCTGGAGGAACCGCAAGTTCGACTTCGT
The Camelina sativa cultivar DH55 chromosome 15, Cs, whole genome shotgun sequence DNA segment above includes these coding regions:
- the LOC109129031 gene encoding uncharacterized protein LOC109129031 encodes the protein MEAKFFRFLKIVGVGYKARAEEAGRFLYLKLGYSHEVELAVPPAVRVFCFKNNVVCCTGIDKQRVHQFAATVRSCKPPEPYKGKGIMYIDEVVKKKQGKKSK